CACCAACTGCCCGGGACTCCTCCGGCCAGCTCATAGAAAAGCGTCCAGGCCTTGGGCCTTCATCCGGTCAACCAAACCTTTGACCCGTTGGACCTGGTGGAGCCGGCAAATCAGCAACGCGTCTGGTGTGTCAACCACCACCGTATCCTCAAGGCCAATCAGACCAATCACCCGGTTTGCCTGACGCACCACAACGTTGCCAACTGCGTCCAACACAACCAGCGGCGCGTCCGTCGCTACCTCGCCCATGACCAGTTGGCCGTTGCTCAGCCGGTCTTTGGGTAAGCCAGAGGCCAAGGCGGTGAAATCGCCCAGGTCATCCCAGTCGAAGTGGCCCGGCACGGTGGCTACGCCGCCTTCGGCCGCGACCGGCTCGGCCACGGCGTTGTCGAAGGCAACCTTGGTCAAATGGGGCCAAAGCGCCTCGACCGCGGCCTCGTGCCGGTCGGTGTCCCAGGCCGCCGCCAACTCGACCAAAGCCCCATGCAATGTGGGTTGAAGGCGAGCTAGATGGTCCAAAAGCACGCCCGTACGCATGACGAACATACCCGCATTCCAGCGGTAGCCGGCATCGGCCAAATAGGCCCTAGCCCTGGTCAAGTCCGGTTTTTCGACGAAAGCTAAAACCTGGCAGGCCTCCGGCGCACCAGCCAGCCTGAGCCGTGGCCCGGCCTTGATGTAGCCGAAAGACGTCACCGGGCCGGTCGGTTCAATGCCAATCGTGGCGATGTAGCCTTTGGCCGCCGCCACCTGCGCCTCCGCCACGGCACGGCGAAACCCGGCGGTGTCGCGAATAATGTGGTCGGCCGCGAACGAGCCGAGCATGACATCGCCGTGGCGTTGGTGCATGACCGCCGCGGCCAAGCCAATAGCCGGCATCGAATCGCGCGGCGCCGGCTCAATCAGCAGGTCGTGGGCCTGAAGCTGGGGCAGCTGGTGCGCTACCTCGGCGGCGTGGGGTTGGCCGGTCACCACCACGATGCGCTGGGCCAGGCCGGCCAGCCGGTCGTGGGTTTGCTGGATTAGCGTGCGGCCCTGCCCGGTCAGGTCAAGCAGGAACTTGGGTTTGGCCGCCCGGGAAATTGGCCACAGCCGCGTGCCGGATCCGCCGGCCGGGATTACCGCAATCAGTCCGGTCACTGGCCGCCTTCCGCTTGGTGGCGCTTGCCTGGGGGCGGTTGGCCGATGCCGAAGCGCCGGCTTATGCGCGCATAGACGCCTTGGGCAATGGCGCCGGCTTTTTCCGCCCCTTGTGCCAATATGCGGTCGAGTTGGGCCGGATCGTCTAACAGGTCTAGGGTCTGCTCTCTGATTGGCCTGAGGGATTCGACTGTTAGGTCAGCTAGGTCCACCTTGAGGTGGCCGTACATCTTGCCTTCGTATTGGGCCACGATTTGTTCTATTGGCTGGCCGGACAGGGCCGAATAGATGCTCAGCAGGTTGGCAATACCGGGTTTGGACTCCGGTTCCCAGCTGATTTCGCTGCCCGAATCGGTGACGGCGGATTTGATCCGCTTGGCAATGACCTTCGGTTCGTCTAGCAGCTCGATAATGCCGCTGGCGTGACCGGTTTTCGACATTTTGGCCGTGGGTTCCTGCAGGTCCATGATGCGGGCGGTCGATTTGACGATATGAGGTTTTGGCACCACTGCCGTGCCTTCGCCAAAACGCGAGTTCAGCCGGCCGGCTAGGACCCGGCTGAGCTCGAGGTGTTGGCGCTGGTCCTCGCCCACTGGCACCACGTCTGCGTCGTAAAGCAGAATGTCCGCCGCCATTAGCACCGGATAGTCGAACAGACCCACTGTCACGCCCTGATCCCCTAGTTTGGCCGATTTGTCCTTGAATTGGGTCATCCGTCCGGCCTCGCCAAAACCGGTGATGCAGTTGAGCAGCCAGGTCAGCTGGGCGTGTTGCGGCACCTGGGATTGGACAAACAGCACTGATTTGGTCGGATCCACGCCGGCCGCAATGAACTGCGCCGCGGTGGCCCTAACCCGACTGCGGATGTCTTCTGGGTCAGGCGACACTGTCAGGGCATGCAGGTCAACTACGGAATAGATGGCCTCATAGTCCGCCTGCAGTTCGATCCACTGCCTCAGGGCACCTAAGTAGTTGCCCAGGTGGAGCGAGTCAGCCGTGGGCTGGATCCCAGAGAACGCGCGCGCATTTGACACGGGAGACATTGTGGCACGGCCAGGCGTAGGGTTGGGCCCAATCATGCGCGTGACACCGACCCATCTGGCCGACGGCCGTGAGCTGTTCTACTTCGATGACTCCGAACCGTTTGCTTCCGGCCAGGCGACCCGGCGGTTGGATGACCCCAGGCCGCTGAGCCCACCAGACCACCAGTCCGCGCCGGAAATGCGACTTGACCCGCTGGCTGGTGAATGGATCGCCATGGCCTCAGACAGGATGGAACGGACCTTCATGCCGGCGGCCAAATCATGTCCGCTCTGTCCGGCACAGCCCGGGGCGGCTTACCAAGACGGCGAGATCCCTGACGCCGACTACGACGTGGTCGTCTTCGAAAACCGCTTTCCGGCCTTCGCCCGGCCGGCTGATCAGGCTATTGACGCTGGGTGGAGCCTTGACGATGACCCGATCTGGCCAGTGCGCCCGGCGGCTGGGCGCTGCGAGGTGATCTGTTTCAGCCCCGACCATGACGCCAGCTTGTCGACGCTGCCGCCTAGCCGGGTGCGGACCGTGATAGATGCCTGGGCCGTGCGTACCGAAGCCCTTCAGCGGCTCAACGGCATTGCCCAGGTCTTTCCCTTTGAGAACCACGGCCGGGAGATCGGCGTCACCCTGCCTCACCCGCATGGCCAGATCTACGCTTTTCCGTATCTGCCACCAAAGACCGCCGCCCTGGTGCGCCAAGCCCAGGCCTACTCGTTGCGCACCGGCGGCCACCTGCTAAATGACCTGACCCGAGCCGAGGTCCAATCCGGCCGGCGCCTAGTGGCCCAAACCGGCCACTGGATCGCCTATGTGCCGGCGGCGGCTCGCTGGCCAGTTGAGGTGATACTGGCGCCGCGCCAGGACCGGCTGGACCTGCCGGCCCTGAATCAGTCCGAGCGTGATGACCTGTCCCACCTGCTGCCCTGGTTGTTTGGGGGCCTGAACCACTACTTCGCCGGCGCCAAAGGCCAACCCATCGACATGCCCTATATCGCCGCTTGGCACCAGGCGCCGCTAGCCCCCGAGCTGCGAGCTTTGGGCCGGCTGCAATTGCAGCTGTTTTCTACTC
Above is a window of Micrococcales bacterium DNA encoding:
- a CDS encoding sugar phosphate nucleotidyltransferase; this translates as MTGLIAVIPAGGSGTRLWPISRAAKPKFLLDLTGQGRTLIQQTHDRLAGLAQRIVVVTGQPHAAEVAHQLPQLQAHDLLIEPAPRDSMPAIGLAAAVMHQRHGDVMLGSFAADHIIRDTAGFRRAVAEAQVAAAKGYIATIGIEPTGPVTSFGYIKAGPRLRLAGAPEACQVLAFVEKPDLTRARAYLADAGYRWNAGMFVMRTGVLLDHLARLQPTLHGALVELAAAWDTDRHEAAVEALWPHLTKVAFDNAVAEPVAAEGGVATVPGHFDWDDLGDFTALASGLPKDRLSNGQLVMGEVATDAPLVVLDAVGNVVVRQANRVIGLIGLEDTVVVDTPDALLICRLHQVQRVKGLVDRMKAQGLDAFL
- the trpS gene encoding tryptophan--tRNA ligase; this translates as MSPVSNARAFSGIQPTADSLHLGNYLGALRQWIELQADYEAIYSVVDLHALTVSPDPEDIRSRVRATAAQFIAAGVDPTKSVLFVQSQVPQHAQLTWLLNCITGFGEAGRMTQFKDKSAKLGDQGVTVGLFDYPVLMAADILLYDADVVPVGEDQRQHLELSRVLAGRLNSRFGEGTAVVPKPHIVKSTARIMDLQEPTAKMSKTGHASGIIELLDEPKVIAKRIKSAVTDSGSEISWEPESKPGIANLLSIYSALSGQPIEQIVAQYEGKMYGHLKVDLADLTVESLRPIREQTLDLLDDPAQLDRILAQGAEKAGAIAQGVYARISRRFGIGQPPPGKRHQAEGGQ
- the galT gene encoding galactose-1-phosphate uridylyltransferase; the protein is MRVTPTHLADGRELFYFDDSEPFASGQATRRLDDPRPLSPPDHQSAPEMRLDPLAGEWIAMASDRMERTFMPAAKSCPLCPAQPGAAYQDGEIPDADYDVVVFENRFPAFARPADQAIDAGWSLDDDPIWPVRPAAGRCEVICFSPDHDASLSTLPPSRVRTVIDAWAVRTEALQRLNGIAQVFPFENHGREIGVTLPHPHGQIYAFPYLPPKTAALVRQAQAYSLRTGGHLLNDLTRAEVQSGRRLVAQTGHWIAYVPAAARWPVEVILAPRQDRLDLPALNQSERDDLSHLLPWLFGGLNHYFAGAKGQPIDMPYIAAWHQAPLAPELRALGRLQLQLFSTRRAPDKLKHLAGSESAMGAWLADTVPERIAERLRAVLAPLDHV